The nucleotide window TCGTTCGGTGAAGCCTCCGGATCATTACATCGAGTTTATGCGCTTGAATGGATGGTTGGATGTGGATTTGGATGATCCTGATCTGGCCCATCTGCTTAAGTAGACTAATGCGTGGTTTTAAAGAAGTCATGGAAATTCTGTTGGTATCTATATTTGTATTGTATATTAAAAGTTCTGTTTAAGAGCTACATGGACTACTCTTTGGCAGGGGTTAAATTATAATAATACTGCCAGGGAGTTGCATAAACGTTTTCTGGTTATGTTCAGTCATACTACTTTATTAACCATCATTTGTCATGACTGAATTCTACTTGTAGTCTATAGATCTCTACTCGATGGAAATGTGGAGGCTCGAACTTGAGACCTCTATGAGATGTTAtatacatgagtgtcatctgagttaTACGTGTTCTCATTTTGCCAGTAAAGATAACACCTGCCTAGAATGGATGGCCAGATAAAAGGCATGGGCCCTACAAAAGTGAACAAATTAGGCCATGTTTGAAGATCGGTGCAATGGCCTGGGCTAATTTGAATCTGATTCTTGGACATCTGAAGAGATGTCACAGGCCCGGCCCAGGAGAGAGAGAGCCGTGCAACTGCAAAGTGTGCTTGGTAAGGAAGCACTGGGCGGCAGGTTAGGGTTTGGACTTATACGCGCCAAATAATCGGCACTAACTTATCTTCCCAAAAGGTGTGCATTACCGATTCGAACCTTCATCTTTCTCGTCCAGTTCAACAAAACACGTCAGTCAATCGAAATCGAATCACAATTGGTGAAAGAAATCATAGACTACCATCAACACCTCCACAATTTCACGTCAAAAGCAAACAATAGTGTTATCGGGTTTTAAAGTGATCACGCGTTTAGTtttgatcaaatttatttttgtacGTTTTAAGTTTAGATTCATATCTGATCATGTCAATAACTTTATATTTGGTGttgttttttattaaaaaaaaatgaaggtttTAATTTAGCTTCTAAGCTaaacaataatttttaatattccTTATAAGAAAACTAATGCAACATGAGAATAATGAtcaatttttcacattttttttttggatatgaaGGTCACCACaacggatgaaaaactacccaaatcccaacccttgatgagaatgaaactctGAACCTCAAGATCCTGAGCAGAAAACATGATCAAATTTTCACCTCAACCAAGAGGTGttgcattaattaataataaaaaattatatgtttAGGTATTATTTTATTGGGTAAAAATGTATTTGTTATTCTCGATTATTTAATAAGTGCTTCCCTCCACATCTATATCCGAACCAAATTCCCTCCTTCACCTGCCCTTCCCtcgttttcttctctttctctgatTTTCTCCcgctttttttaatttttctttctcgCCGAACATCAGATCTCACATCTACAGTTTCCCACCACCTAGATTCCCTCCGGAATCTGTCCAATTCGATTTTCCTTTGGAGTTCTCCAAGCATCAGAGAAACCGATCGTCGGTGGCATATTGTATTCTCGATTCCTCGATGTCGGATTCGCAGCCGTCGAACCCGCCAAAGCTGACTCAGGAGCAGCAGACCTTGAAACGCGACTTCCCTTTTTCGTCTATGAAGCCGCCGTTTGTAGCTCCCGGCGATTATCACAGGTTCGGCTCCGACCAGCGCCGCCTCGATCAAGAACCGGAGGGGATCGTGGTCAAATCTCCCGTAAGTTCTGAAATTTCTTCATAATTTTTCGTTCTTCTTTTGTATTTTGGGGAGGAGGGTTGCGTGCTGGGGTTTggggttttctttattttgtgcCTTTTTTCTGTTTGTGGTTCCGGATTTTCTGATTGGACAATTATGTGGGGATCCGTCTTCTTTTATGATGATGTCGTATTTTTAGTTCTAATTTCTATTATCATAGGATTTGTAATTAGAGTGACTTTTCAGGTTTTGGCTACTTCATTATTCTAGGTCGGTTTTGATTGAGTCTTGTTTTGGTGATATTTAAGGAGTTGTGTGGTTAGTGAAATAAATTGCTCTGTTTTTGAGCTCAATTGTGGCTTAATTGATGAATGTGGCATCGTCTCGTGAGAATTACTTCATAGTTGGCCGCTTCAGCATGTAAATTTGCTTAAAATTGTGTGTATCACGTGTTGGCTAATTAGGCTACACATGTTCATGTTTTTGGCTAATTAGACTAAGCTAAAACCACCAAAGCCTACTTCTTTTGGTTTTACGTACGAAGATGCTTGTAATGTTGTctacttctttttcttgtttttgttctgCTTCCATATTGTTCTTCTTTAGCTGGTAGTGCttgtatatttgaattttggcCCGGTGGTTAATCCTTTCATCTGATTAGATGAACAACGTTCTTTACTTTATTCCTAGTTCTGTTGTGCAGCCACTTTTAAGTTAGGATGTTTATGCAAGACAACTACACATGAATTATATTTGTGTTGTAGGCAAATAGATTTTACACTTACTTTATTTTATGGTTTATTCTTTCTAAATCTTGAACGGGACCTTACCCTTCTCATGTTTTCAGTTAGTGTTATTTACTTTGTTCTCCATTTGTTGATTGTGATTAATATGAATTGAATCGGTTTTACTAGCCATTGAAGCGGAAGAATGACGCAGCAGATCATGATGGCGAGTCAAGTGAGTGGGCTGTTGGTTCTGGATACATAGAAATAGCTAACAGCCACATCCAGACCCCTATATCAGGAAAAGGGGTAAAGACACCAAAGACATCAAGGCTTACAAAGTCAAGTAAAGCTGGGCCTCAACAAGCCATTTCTACTCTTGGTGAGCATTTTCATGACTTTGCATAGAAGAAACACATGTTTTGTGATGCTGCTGAGCATTTTGGTCCTGGTTAATCATGAGCAATAAATGGTTATAATCAGAAATCGCTTGATCTGCATGCCATATTTTCCCCAATGTCTGTAATTCAGCTGAAAATACATTTCATGAGAAAGTTTCTTTAAATTGGCAGGATCTCCTGGTAATAATCTTACTCCTGCCGGTCCCTGTCGCTATGATAGCTCCTTAGGTAAATATATAGTTCgatgattttgttcttttaattaatttttaattttagccCAGCTGGGATCTTTTTAGTTCCATTATAGCTTGTGAATGGAGAAGTGTGTTAAAGGTGACATTCCTGATTATCTAATCCAGGTCTCTTAACAAAAAAGTTCATCAATTTGATCAAACATGCTGAAGATGGCATTCTTGATCTAAACAAAGCTGCTGACACTTTGGAGgtgattattttaaaatatagtaCTAGTTTTCACATTGTAAGGTTATGGTGTTAACAGTTTTTCTGTGCTACAGGTGCAAAAGAGGCGGATATATGACATAACCAATGTTCTTGAAGGAATTGGTTTAATAGAAAAGACATTAAAGAATAGAATTCAGTGGAAGTATGGATGTTTTCCCATTTCTCCTCTTCTGATATGCTTTATGTTGTTAAAACCGTTTTGATATCTGACATGGGATGATATCAATTTTCAGGGGACTTGACGTGTCAAGGCCCGGGGAGGCAGATGAAAATATTTCTAGTTTACAGGTACGTAGAAAGTGACAGTAAATTGGCATGCCCTATTTTGAATCAATTAAACTTTCTAAAGGTTCTCAGAATATAgacaatgcattttttttatggaGATCCAACAATAGTTTAACAGTGAACCATATTTAATAGAAAAAACGAATCTGAGCAAGGGTATTCTCtttttatgtttcaaactaTTGGGATTGTCTATGTCCATATGTTTCCATCTTGGTGATATGGATATAATCCATATCACCACCCTCATCTGTGCTTGTTTTGCTTCCTCGTGTCTTCTGTGCCTTACAACACCTCATTTTAATATACGAAGAGAAACTGAGCAAGACTTTCTGCATTAAACTTTTATGGTTGGATATGTTTCTTATGCCCACATCCTTCCTCCTGTCATTACAGATGGTTTCTACATCACTTCCCTGATCATCTCTTGTTTTGGTTCTTCATGTCTCCTTGTGCCTTAAAATTGAATCCTGGAAAGCAGTATGGATTCCTCATACTGTCGTATTTAAAAAGAATTGTTGAGGATTTACTGGATCACTGTAAATTAGTTAATGTCTCCATCCACACAATATTCAAGAGAGTTGATGGATTATAAAAATCTTTCCTACCCACATTACCAGgagtgaaaataaataaatagtcaTTGGGGGCTATACTGATTTTGGCTTCTTTGACAATCCTGCTTTTGTAGGCAGGAGTTGAaaatctatccatagaggagcgcaGATTAGATGAACAAATAAGGTCCTGTTACGGTTACAAAGTAATTCTCTTCATATTGCTTATTTACAACTTCTCTAGTATGCTGATTCTTAGAATTTGTTTGCAGAGAAATGCAAGAGAGATTGAGGGACCTGAGTGAAGATGACaataatcaaaagtaaagttttTCTCCTCTCACCTGCTTCATGACACAGTTGCTGGTGCACTCTTTGAGCCTTTAATTTACAAACTGGTCTTATATTTATCTTTCATTGTGTTAGGTGGCTTTTTGTCACTGAAGATGACATCAAAAGCTTACCATGCTTCCAGGTTAGTTGCTCCTTGCACGTTACAGGGATATCATGTATACTTTTGACTTGATGGTTTTATGGTATTATATACTTCAAAGTTACATTTCTTCTTGTTACTGTTAACTGAGCTACTAGTTTCGTTTCAGAATGAAACTTTGATAGCGATTAAAGCTCCACATGGGACCACTCTTGAAGTCCCAGACCCTGATGAGGTAATTTGCAAGGCAGGCAAAACAGAGGAAAGTTAATGTCGTCTTTATACATGCATATTTTCATTCtgatttttttccttgtatTAGGCGGTTGACTACCCGCAGAGGAGGTACAGAATAGTTCTCAGAAGTACGATGGGACCCATAGATGTTTATCTTGTCAGGTAGTTGTGCTTTCGATTGTAAACCGAAAAGGAAAATATTATGTGGTCatctttttcatcttcttctgatGAACCAATCTTCCATGCtggtaaaaattaatttatgattACCTGATACTTTTTTCATCTCTCCAACTGTTCTAGTCAATTTGAAGAGAAATTTGAGGAGATTAATGGTGTTGAGCCAACTTCAAATATCCCCTCAAGTTCTGGCTTAAATGAGAACCCAGTAACTGCGAAGGCCACTGAGGAGAGTGGAGAAAAGGAGATTGGAATGCAACAGCAAGATAGTCATCCAATGTGCTCAGATCCTAATGCATCACAGGACTTTGTGAGTGGAATCATGAAGATTGTTCCCACGGATGTTGATGTAAGTTTGGATTCAGAGCTGTTATCTGTTGTAGTGTTATCCATACTAGAAATGTATTGTTTTATGTTCATTAGATGCATCAGTAACTCATAGAGATTATTTTCCACATCCTTAGCTCGTAATATATTTCTTTTCCCGAAAACATGCATGCATTGATATATACGAAGAATGCTAGAATATACCAAAGCCATTGCTTTGGCTTTAACCATCTACTACAGTTTATCCCAcacaaaattatattattttgataAGTGGTTTGAGCCATTTTAAGAATTTGAATTCCGTCATGCAAGCACTAAACAAATCACCTTAATTGTGAGTCATGTATCCTTTTGCAGAGTGATGCAGATTACTGGCTTTTAACTGATACTGATGTTAGCATCACAGATATGTGGCAGACAGAACGTATCCTTCGTAAAAGACgctgaattttcattttcttgatttGCTTTTTGTTTCTCCTAATAGATTGAGCAGTAAATTCTTGATTCCCTAACCATTTGTAGCTGGTGTTGAATGGAATGAATTGGCTTCTCTTCGTGAAGACTATGTCATGGCTAATATTGGCACAACACAACCTGGGACGCCACCAATTACTCAATCGGAAGTGCCATCTGCTACTGCTAACTCCAGTGGGAGATGAAAGTACAGTGATGAATCACAATAAAGATGCATTACTTGTTCTGTTTGAGACCTTATGGCATCCAAACTTCTGGCGCTGTTGCTATTATGAAGATGGGATTGAAGGGTTCTTGGAAGCTGCCGGCTAAATGCTCGATGAATGAGGACAGAAGAATCAGTCGGTTGTACAGTTAAGAGACATAGACAAGCCATCTACtagtaaatactaaatagaggttACCATCAAATTTTTTGTTCTCAGTACATCCctgtatattattttattttgttgcatTGTTGTGACACTGCCTTAAAATCTGGTTAGATTGACTTGTACAAGTAGTCAGTAAAGTTATGTAAGACACTTTGATGCAGCCTGAGCTAGGACTACAGATTCCATATTCTGTGCTGTATGACCAGTCTGTAAGGAGATCTGTTGATGAGGAGTTGCTTATGTAAATTACAAGGGTTAAAATTACACTCAATCCTGCATCCGGTGAATTATGATTCTTGATTATCTCTTTTCATAAATCCTAGTGCAAAATGGTTGTGGATTCTTATACAAGGAAGCACCTATAGTTTGGATATCATTTAACACTACCAGTTTTTCCAGCCATTACAGGCAACTCAGAATCTACAAAGGAAAATCTGTTTGATACAGAAGATGCCCTGCAATTACACCAGACTTCGTTAGCCCTGGACTCGCGGCCAATGTAAGTTATTTCTCTTTCTCAACTTTCTTTCCGATCCAACCGGCAACAATGGGAGTGAGAGCTACTGTAGGAGGAAACCTTATAGGAGAGGCAGCCTTGTGTGCTGCATATGCCAAGGCAAAGGTCCCTACTTTCTCCCCAGTCGCATTAGCCGAGATTCCTACCTGAAGCATACAGAACAAACAATGACTACTGACGTGATTTTAATACAGAAGTTATCAGATGCAAAAGGATTTCCAAGTCTCTACCTTCTGCAGCAAAGATTGAACATCAAAGCCAGCGCTAATCAGTACATAACAGAGCGAAAAAGAAATGAGTGAAAGAGTAATGGAAGTGGCCAGGTATGCTCCTCCATATTTAGCTAGAAGCTCTTTTGCTTGATCCCCCTTCGATTTCTTCTCACCTTCTTCCTTTCCTTCCTCTTTTGAACTGAATATCTAGAACATCCAgcaagaaaatgacaaatgcaGAAAGTTTTACCATCCAAAGGTTACATAATCATTAGATATGATAGTACAGCTCTGTGGATTTCGATAATTGTCATAAAATTTAGCAAATTCACATTAAAACCATACTGGGTTGTCAGTAGGGGCACTTGAAAGGAAATGAATATCTACTGTTAGCTGGTATCAGAATCTGATTGAGCCCCGACTTCCTAACTAGCAACAAACGGTTTTCCTAGGAAACTACTATGCTTGGTGTTGGTCTTGGGCCGAAAGCGGACAAACTTGCTAGTGTGGAGGGGCGGGTTTCGTTCCATTAGCTTACGTGAAGTAACAAGATTCTACAATCGAAATCCTTGTCCATTTGTTTGGGAAATTCGAATTTCTTTCCCTATGTCAGCTAGGTGACCACCAAACCCTAACCCAGAAAACAGAGAAATAGAGAAATGGGTTTACCTTCCAAAGACCAGCTTCAAGGCCATAATTCTTGGTAACCTCCTCAACAGAAGATATGGGTTTGATTTCTTCTGCTTTCTCCTTGATAGCTCTGACTTTGAATTGCTTGAGATTAGAACCACAGTGGCATTTCTTGTTCAAGAAAGAAGCAGAAAGTGCAGGAGGCAGTAGCAAAGCTATTGTCATTGTTCCCAACTCTATACCTTATTATCTAATCCTCAAATACACCTTTGGAATCCACATAAAGAGTATGCAGCGGTGGGTCTGGTTAATAACCAAGTCTAATTTGTTCATGGGTTGGCGTTATCTTGGCTTCCTCCCGTGGCCAGAAGAAAGGCCAAGTTGCAGCACAAAGCACTACAATTACAATTGCTGACCAATCACAATGAGTGGATAAATACAAAGCATAGATATTTTCTTACCAATTAAACACCGGTCTCTCTTTTTCAaaacttatttttatttgattttaacaccaaagtttttttttttaaaaaataaaatcattcaaGTGCTGTAAAAAATATTCTCTCAAAATTTGTAGTCACATATCGGGTTGATACATCTTAATTGAGTGGTATATAAATAAAGGTTTAGTTTTTCTCACACATGTGTGAAGTATTTTTAACTAACCCAATTGAGGGGCATAATTTTCTAATATGGTACCGGATTAAAGAATCGATCCGTTTGAATATGACCTCTACCCATGTCTACCTAATGGGCACACATATAACACGTTCATTTAGACATGACCTCTACATTATTGGTGGCACACATGTGACACATTTTCTGCGCTAAATTTTCTAAAGTGTTCCTCAATTAAAGTTCTAAAGTATGTACAATTCTAATGATACACAAAAACACATTTAAAATCATAATAAATATTGGATAGCtcattttgaaaaagaaaattcgaAAGCAAAAATAGTATCCCACCACGattctgtaatttcaaaattaaataaattgaaatCTCACATtcgaaaaacaaaataaataatcaaacacataacatgaTCCACACTATTATCCAATATCAATcacaactcaaaaaaaaaaaaaaactctctcatCGGAAAAACTTTCCATGGAATTTGATTCTCCTCATCAATCCGAGAAGGAGAAGCCTATTCTTCTCTTAGGCAAGCTTCATAGCTTCCCACAAACTGCTCTTGAGAAGAAACTCTACTCTGCATCCAAATCAGATAATGTCCATTCAAACACTTGTCCCACCTACACTTCATTGAAAGACTTGATTCCAT belongs to Tripterygium wilfordii isolate XIE 37 chromosome 2, ASM1340144v1, whole genome shotgun sequence and includes:
- the LOC119981953 gene encoding transcription factor E2FB, translating into MSDSQPSNPPKLTQEQQTLKRDFPFSSMKPPFVAPGDYHRFGSDQRRLDQEPEGIVVKSPPLKRKNDAADHDGESSEWAVGSGYIEIANSHIQTPISGKGVKTPKTSRLTKSSKAGPQQAISTLGSPGNNLTPAGPCRYDSSLGLLTKKFINLIKHAEDGILDLNKAADTLEVQKRRIYDITNVLEGIGLIEKTLKNRIQWKGLDVSRPGEADENISSLQAGVENLSIEERRLDEQIREMQERLRDLSEDDNNQKWLFVTEDDIKSLPCFQNETLIAIKAPHGTTLEVPDPDEAVDYPQRRYRIVLRSTMGPIDVYLVSQFEEKFEEINGVEPTSNIPSSSGLNENPVTAKATEESGEKEIGMQQQDSHPMCSDPNASQDFVSGIMKIVPTDVDSDADYWLLTDTDVSITDMWQTEPGVEWNELASLREDYVMANIGTTQPGTPPITQSEVPSATANSSGR
- the LOC119981962 gene encoding uncharacterized protein LOC119981962, which translates into the protein MTIALLLPPALSASFLNKKCHCGSNLKQFKVRAIKEKAEEIKPISSVEEVTKNYGLEAGLWKIFSSKEEGKEEGEKKSKGDQAKELLAKYGGAYLATSITLSLISFSLCYVLISAGFDVQSLLQKVGISANATGEKVGTFALAYAAHKAASPIRFPPTVALTPIVAGWIGKKVEKEK